The following are encoded in a window of Geobacter metallireducens GS-15 genomic DNA:
- the gspC gene encoding type II secretion system protein GspC, translating to MKKIYFITALLLILNSLALARIAAALVGYRLSHTLQSTVNRTHNAVKPAQSEALSAYAPIVEKGLFGRAAQGKLTLLTATAPVAKGSNPPSAQGDLVLVGTVRGSFRETFALIRRTTPPEERVFRLGDQVFERGPLVSVQKESVEILSGGKRVKLLTPQATPSESPASPSPQGPAVTGGATQTGSGTFVVDQRLLNAALDNIGQAMTDARLLPSVKDGKVEGFRVSEVKPSGVFAMVGIKNGDVLHKINDLPVDSPERAIQSLASLKGQNRIKLDLVRDGQPSTFSYDIR from the coding sequence TAACCGCTCTTCTCCTCATTCTGAACTCTCTGGCACTCGCTCGGATTGCGGCGGCCCTGGTGGGCTATCGCCTGTCCCATACCCTTCAGAGCACCGTCAATCGTACCCACAACGCCGTGAAACCGGCCCAATCAGAGGCGCTGTCAGCGTATGCGCCCATTGTCGAAAAGGGGCTCTTCGGGCGTGCGGCACAGGGGAAGTTGACACTCCTCACAGCAACAGCACCAGTTGCCAAGGGAAGCAACCCGCCATCCGCTCAAGGGGACCTTGTCCTCGTCGGCACGGTACGGGGCTCATTCCGGGAGACCTTTGCCCTGATCAGGCGAACCACGCCGCCCGAGGAGCGGGTTTTCAGGCTCGGCGACCAGGTTTTCGAACGGGGCCCCCTCGTGAGCGTCCAAAAGGAGAGTGTCGAAATTCTGTCCGGCGGAAAGCGGGTCAAATTGCTGACACCTCAGGCGACACCGTCTGAATCACCGGCATCTCCTTCCCCCCAGGGACCTGCCGTGACAGGCGGGGCAACCCAAACCGGATCGGGGACCTTCGTCGTCGACCAACGGCTCCTGAATGCGGCCCTCGACAACATCGGCCAGGCCATGACCGACGCCCGGCTCCTCCCCAGCGTCAAGGACGGCAAAGTGGAGGGGTTCCGCGTTTCGGAGGTGAAACCGTCAGGGGTCTTTGCCATGGTAGGCATCAAAAACGGCGATGTGCTGCACAAAATAAACGATCTCCCCGTTGACTCCCCTGAACGGGCTATCCAGTCCCTTGCCTCCCTCAAGGGGCAGAACCGGATCAAGCTCGATCTGGTACGGGACGGGCAACCGTCAACGTTCAGTTACGACATACGCTAA
- the gspD gene encoding type II secretion system secretin GspD — MIIRFSAGLASAALLLSLLAPVPAMAKGVVLNFSDVDIATMVKFISDLTGKNFVMDERVKGKISVYSPSKLSSDEAFNVFTSVLELKGFTIVPAGRVYKIIPTSQAKQSGMKLLTEKDRGPVSDAYVARIIPLERISAQEAVTFLQPIVSKDGYIAAFGANNMLMVVDSALNIQKLTGILAQVDSLQKREGTETVFLKNASAESVATVIREWLGGKGSRPAAAGQGGQQTTSAAGVLVIPDNRLNALVISGNDRDKEDIKKLVALIDVVPPTSSSKINVYYLENADATEVGKVLDGIIKGVPLPGQQGGAPATAPAQSPFEGGKISVTPDKATNSLVIMASPVDYQNLLQVIQKLDKRRRQVFVQAVIAEVSLDKAKELGLQLAVSGGGTAGNTAEAGVFDPFNFVGGASPQQAAILNVLTGFAGSSNLQLGGVLKALISNGAVNVLSTPNILTSDNKEAEIFVGENVPFLTQTNLTSTGLSQQSIERKDTGITLRITPQISEGEFVKLDIYQEISAVKDSVGQAKDLVTTKRSAKTAVVVKDKDTVVIGGLIQDRDTETINKIPILGDIPLLGWFFKTKSARREKTNLMIVLTPRIIRGAQEMAEVSNLQKGTFDNAVRMDIPFSLDREELKTKQ, encoded by the coding sequence GTGATCATACGCTTCTCAGCAGGGCTCGCCTCGGCGGCACTTCTCCTCTCTCTCCTGGCCCCCGTGCCAGCCATGGCCAAGGGGGTGGTTCTCAACTTCAGCGATGTGGATATCGCCACCATGGTGAAGTTCATCAGCGACCTCACCGGTAAGAACTTCGTCATGGACGAACGGGTGAAGGGGAAGATCTCGGTCTATTCCCCTTCGAAGCTCTCGTCCGACGAAGCCTTCAACGTCTTCACATCAGTGCTGGAACTGAAGGGATTCACCATCGTACCGGCAGGAAGGGTCTACAAGATCATCCCGACGTCCCAGGCGAAGCAGTCGGGGATGAAGCTCCTCACGGAGAAGGACCGGGGACCGGTCAGCGACGCCTACGTGGCCCGAATTATTCCCCTCGAAAGAATCTCGGCCCAGGAGGCGGTGACCTTTCTCCAGCCCATCGTTTCCAAGGATGGCTACATCGCCGCCTTCGGCGCCAACAACATGCTCATGGTGGTGGATTCGGCCCTGAACATCCAGAAGCTGACCGGCATCCTCGCCCAGGTTGATTCGCTCCAGAAGCGCGAGGGAACCGAAACCGTCTTCCTCAAGAACGCCTCGGCGGAAAGCGTGGCAACGGTGATCCGCGAATGGCTCGGCGGCAAGGGGAGCCGGCCGGCCGCCGCTGGTCAGGGCGGGCAACAGACCACCTCCGCCGCCGGCGTGCTCGTCATTCCCGACAACCGACTCAACGCCCTCGTCATCTCCGGCAACGACCGCGACAAGGAAGACATCAAGAAGCTGGTCGCCCTGATAGACGTCGTTCCCCCCACTTCGAGCAGCAAGATCAACGTCTACTACCTGGAGAATGCCGATGCCACCGAGGTGGGTAAAGTCCTCGACGGCATCATCAAAGGTGTCCCTCTCCCGGGCCAGCAGGGGGGAGCGCCCGCAACGGCCCCTGCCCAATCCCCCTTCGAGGGGGGCAAGATTTCCGTCACCCCCGACAAGGCCACCAACTCCCTGGTGATCATGGCCTCGCCGGTCGACTACCAGAACCTCCTCCAGGTGATCCAGAAACTGGACAAGCGACGCCGCCAGGTATTCGTACAGGCGGTCATTGCCGAAGTCTCCCTCGACAAGGCGAAAGAACTGGGCCTCCAGTTGGCCGTGAGCGGCGGAGGGACAGCCGGCAACACGGCTGAGGCAGGGGTCTTCGATCCCTTCAACTTCGTGGGGGGGGCTTCTCCGCAACAGGCAGCAATCCTCAACGTACTCACCGGATTTGCCGGCTCAAGCAACCTGCAACTGGGAGGGGTCCTCAAGGCTCTCATCTCCAACGGCGCCGTGAACGTCCTCTCCACACCCAACATTCTGACCTCCGACAACAAGGAAGCCGAGATCTTCGTGGGCGAGAACGTGCCGTTTCTCACCCAGACAAACCTCACATCCACGGGCCTTTCCCAGCAGTCCATCGAGCGGAAGGACACCGGCATCACGCTCCGGATCACCCCCCAGATCAGCGAGGGGGAATTCGTGAAGCTCGACATCTACCAGGAGATCTCGGCCGTCAAGGATAGCGTCGGCCAGGCCAAGGACCTGGTCACCACCAAGCGCTCGGCCAAGACCGCCGTGGTGGTGAAGGACAAGGACACCGTGGTCATCGGCGGGCTCATCCAGGACCGCGACACCGAAACAATCAACAAGATCCCGATCCTCGGCGACATCCCGCTCCTGGGGTGGTTTTTCAAGACCAAATCGGCCCGGCGGGAAAAGACCAATCTGATGATCGTCCTCACCCCGCGGATTATCCGCGGTGCCCAGGAAATGGCTGAGGTGTCGAACCTTCAGAAGGGAACGTTCGACAACGCGGTGAGGATGGATATCCCCTTCAGCCTCGACCGGGAAGAACTGAAGACGAAGCAATGA
- the gspE gene encoding type II secretion system ATPase GspE, with amino-acid sequence MTDTHDVERIAERLGIPFTAEIEEGEADLTLLARLPLAFARGRLVLPLRERDGRLMVAAGNPADLAAVDEVRGVYGLPVELVAAPQKTVLDAVNRLYGRLGSTAQEVVEELVGEDLSVIATELSEPKDLLDLTDEAPVIRLLNSILSEAVKERASDIHIEPYERELEVRFRIDGILYKKLAPPKVVQEALASRVKIMAGLNIAEKRLPQDGRIRVIVAGRDVDIRVSIIPTFFGERTVLRLLDKQKGIISLADIGMEERGVAAMERLLSRTSGIILVTGPTGSGKSTTLYAALNRLNSPEKNIITIEDPIEYQIKGIGQIQVNPKIDLTFAQGLRAILRQDPDIVMVGEIRDAETAEIAMQASLTGHLVLSTLHTNDSATAIARLVDMGIEPFMVASSLSAVLAQRLVRRICPHCREPYTPERQYAGITLPATLYRGRGCEKCYGLGTWGRVGIYELLPVDGEICSMIIRREPAGTIKEYAVSRGMRTLRDDGLAKAAAGITTIEEVLRVTQEEYADLPV; translated from the coding sequence ATGACCGATACCCACGACGTGGAACGCATAGCCGAAAGGCTCGGTATCCCTTTCACGGCCGAAATCGAGGAAGGTGAAGCCGACTTGACGCTCCTGGCCCGGCTTCCCCTCGCTTTCGCCCGGGGGCGGCTCGTCCTGCCCTTGCGGGAGCGAGACGGGAGACTGATGGTGGCGGCCGGGAACCCGGCCGACCTGGCCGCCGTTGACGAGGTGCGCGGGGTCTACGGCCTGCCGGTGGAGCTTGTGGCGGCGCCGCAAAAGACGGTCCTCGACGCGGTGAACCGCCTCTATGGCCGCCTCGGGAGCACGGCCCAGGAGGTGGTGGAGGAACTGGTTGGAGAAGACCTCTCTGTCATCGCCACCGAGCTCTCGGAACCCAAGGATCTCCTGGATCTGACCGACGAGGCCCCGGTTATCCGGCTCCTCAACTCCATCCTCTCCGAGGCGGTGAAGGAGCGGGCCAGCGACATCCACATCGAGCCCTACGAGCGGGAGCTGGAGGTCCGGTTCAGGATCGACGGCATCCTCTACAAAAAGCTCGCCCCCCCCAAGGTGGTGCAGGAGGCCCTTGCCTCCCGGGTGAAGATCATGGCAGGCCTCAACATCGCCGAAAAACGCCTCCCCCAGGACGGCCGCATCCGGGTCATCGTGGCAGGGCGCGACGTGGACATCCGGGTCTCCATCATCCCCACCTTTTTCGGCGAGCGGACCGTGCTCCGGCTCCTGGACAAGCAGAAGGGGATCATCTCCCTGGCCGACATCGGCATGGAAGAGCGGGGGGTCGCCGCCATGGAGCGGCTCCTGTCACGCACCAGCGGCATCATCCTCGTCACCGGCCCCACGGGGAGCGGCAAGTCCACCACCCTCTACGCGGCCCTGAACCGACTCAACTCCCCCGAGAAGAACATCATCACCATCGAGGACCCCATCGAATACCAGATCAAGGGGATCGGCCAGATCCAGGTGAACCCCAAGATCGACCTCACCTTTGCCCAGGGGCTCCGGGCCATCCTCCGCCAGGACCCGGACATCGTCATGGTGGGGGAGATCCGGGACGCCGAGACTGCGGAGATCGCCATGCAGGCCTCCCTCACGGGGCACCTGGTCCTCTCCACCCTCCACACCAACGATTCGGCCACGGCCATCGCCCGGCTCGTGGACATGGGGATCGAACCGTTCATGGTGGCGTCGTCCCTTTCGGCGGTCCTGGCCCAGCGTCTCGTGCGTCGCATCTGCCCCCACTGCCGGGAGCCCTATACGCCCGAGCGCCAGTACGCCGGCATCACTCTCCCCGCCACCCTCTACCGGGGACGGGGATGCGAGAAGTGCTACGGACTCGGCACCTGGGGACGGGTCGGCATCTACGAGCTCCTCCCCGTGGACGGGGAGATCTGTTCCATGATCATCCGGCGGGAACCGGCGGGAACCATCAAGGAGTACGCCGTCTCCCGCGGCATGCGGACCCTGCGGGATGATGGCCTTGCCAAGGCGGCGGCCGGCATCACCACCATCGAGGAGGTTCTGCGGGTGACCCAGGAGGAGTATGCCGACCTTCCGGTATAG
- the gspF gene encoding type II secretion system inner membrane protein GspF, translating to MPTFRYSAYTAEGRDTAGTLEAENLKEARQRLKRDGLFPREISPAEDEGAAPGRRLFGGHTGLAEIALMTRRLATLVGSQVPIFEAVTTLGEQEEPGELKKALGRIRERLAEGASLAKALSLEPGLFSESYVAMVAAGEASGSLETVLEKLALFLEEQRAIRSKVTASLAYPLLMIVVGGGVMLFLLTFVIPKIVTIFEDNKAALPLITIALIKTSAFLRHFWWALLGLAAGGVFLYRRLATQEGFRLRRDRWLLGLPVVGGLIRHLILSRFAKVLGLLLASGVPVIKALEITAQVLVNRVYRGSLHTIAAELAEGGNLSGALRKGTLFPPLLIHMVAVGEKGGELEEMLAKAGNAFEREFDTAVSGLMALLEPLLVLAMGLAVGLVVLAVLLPIFELNQLVR from the coding sequence ATGCCGACCTTCCGGTATAGCGCCTATACGGCCGAAGGCCGCGACACCGCCGGCACCCTGGAGGCGGAAAACCTCAAGGAGGCCCGCCAGCGGCTCAAGCGGGACGGCCTCTTCCCCCGAGAGATCTCGCCGGCCGAAGATGAGGGAGCGGCACCGGGACGCCGCCTCTTCGGGGGGCACACCGGGCTTGCGGAGATCGCCCTCATGACCCGGCGGCTGGCAACCCTCGTGGGCTCCCAGGTGCCGATCTTCGAGGCGGTCACCACCCTCGGTGAGCAGGAGGAGCCGGGAGAGCTGAAAAAGGCCCTGGGGCGCATCCGGGAACGGCTGGCCGAGGGTGCGAGCTTGGCCAAGGCTCTCTCCCTGGAGCCGGGGCTCTTCAGCGAGAGCTACGTGGCCATGGTGGCGGCGGGCGAGGCAAGCGGCTCCCTCGAAACGGTGCTGGAAAAGCTTGCCCTCTTTCTGGAGGAGCAGCGGGCCATCCGAAGCAAGGTGACGGCCTCCCTCGCCTACCCGCTCCTCATGATCGTCGTGGGTGGGGGGGTGATGCTCTTTCTTCTCACCTTCGTCATCCCCAAGATCGTCACCATCTTCGAGGACAACAAGGCTGCCCTCCCCCTCATCACCATTGCGCTCATCAAGACGAGTGCCTTCCTGCGCCACTTCTGGTGGGCACTTCTGGGGCTCGCCGCCGGCGGAGTATTCCTCTACCGCCGCCTCGCGACGCAGGAAGGGTTCCGGCTCCGGCGGGACCGGTGGCTCTTGGGGCTCCCCGTGGTGGGGGGACTCATCCGGCACCTGATCCTCTCCCGCTTCGCCAAGGTCCTAGGGCTTCTGCTGGCCAGTGGCGTGCCGGTCATCAAGGCCCTGGAGATCACCGCCCAGGTCCTGGTGAACCGGGTCTACCGGGGGTCTCTCCACACTATCGCGGCGGAACTGGCCGAGGGGGGGAACCTCTCGGGGGCGCTACGCAAAGGAACGCTCTTTCCGCCACTCCTGATCCACATGGTGGCGGTGGGAGAAAAGGGGGGAGAGCTGGAAGAGATGCTGGCCAAGGCGGGAAATGCCTTCGAGCGAGAGTTTGACACCGCCGTTTCGGGGCTCATGGCGCTGCTGGAGCCGCTCCTGGTCCTCGCCATGGGGCTTGCCGTGGGGCTCGTGGTCCTGGCAGTGCTCCTCCCCATATTCGAATTGAACCAACTGGTCCGATAA
- the gspG gene encoding type II secretion system major pseudopilin GspG yields the protein MNRKPMNNRGFTLIEIMVVIAILALLAALVAPKIIGRSDDAKIADAKVQIKNMETALKLYKLDNGVFPSTEQGLAALVAKPAVGQIPKNYKAEGYLESKKVPKDPWGNDFAYLSPGEHGDYDLYSLGADGVKGGEGKNADIESWNLQ from the coding sequence ATGAACCGGAAACCCATGAACAACCGCGGCTTCACCCTCATCGAAATCATGGTGGTCATCGCCATCCTGGCGCTCCTGGCGGCCCTCGTGGCGCCGAAGATCATCGGCCGCTCCGACGACGCCAAGATCGCCGACGCCAAGGTGCAGATCAAGAACATGGAGACGGCCCTCAAGCTCTACAAGCTGGACAACGGCGTCTTCCCCTCCACGGAGCAGGGACTGGCGGCCCTGGTGGCGAAGCCCGCGGTGGGGCAAATCCCCAAGAACTACAAGGCCGAAGGGTATCTGGAAAGCAAGAAGGTTCCCAAGGATCCCTGGGGGAACGATTTCGCCTATCTCTCCCCGGGGGAGCACGGCGACTACGACCTCTACTCCCTCGGCGCCGACGGCGTGAAGGGGGGCGAAGGAAAGAATGCCGACATCGAGAGCTGGAACCTCCAGTAA
- a CDS encoding pilus assembly FimT family protein, with amino-acid sequence MPTSRAGTSSNRRPSCRGFTLMELLVVIALLGLMAAIALPRLTVSHALELNRSARQLAATIRYVQDRAITGKTPHRIRLEPGTGTVRVTRLLSDGTEGSTGESFLDRPLPAEGVTVADVTTPRGGKVTTGEVVLRFDMAGLGDFTAIHLRGEDDAAMTVMAYPSGKVTVSEGYVEEPQ; translated from the coding sequence ATGCCGACATCGAGAGCTGGAACCTCCAGTAACCGGCGCCCCTCATGCCGGGGCTTCACCCTCATGGAGCTCCTGGTGGTGATCGCCCTCCTCGGGCTGATGGCGGCAATCGCCCTCCCCCGGCTCACCGTCAGCCATGCCCTGGAGCTTAACCGCTCGGCCCGGCAGTTGGCGGCCACGATCCGCTATGTGCAGGACCGGGCCATTACGGGGAAGACCCCCCACCGGATCCGCCTTGAGCCCGGCACCGGCACGGTCCGGGTCACTCGCCTCCTCTCCGATGGCACGGAAGGATCGACGGGGGAAAGCTTCCTCGATCGGCCGCTTCCGGCCGAAGGGGTCACCGTGGCCGACGTGACGACTCCCCGTGGGGGGAAGGTGACGACCGGCGAGGTAGTGCTCCGGTTCGACATGGCCGGTCTCGGCGACTTCACAGCAATCCACCTGAGGGGAGAGGACGATGCCGCCATGACGGTCATGGCCTACCCCTCCGGGAAGGTGACGGTTTCCGAGGGATACGTGGAGGAACCCCAGTAA
- the gspI gene encoding type II secretion system minor pseudopilin GspI — MRRPTLLCGDAGGFTLLEVMVALAIMAGVVFTVIGAVNYHLSIVERDRRETVAVLLARQKLSDLEEEKDIPEKKEGTFAPTRPEYSWEMTATPTEVESLRRMTLVVSWDNKKRSVALVRYLAP, encoded by the coding sequence ATGCGGCGACCCACCCTGTTGTGCGGCGATGCGGGAGGATTCACCCTCCTGGAGGTCATGGTCGCCCTTGCCATCATGGCCGGCGTCGTCTTCACCGTGATCGGTGCGGTGAACTATCACCTCTCCATCGTGGAGCGGGACCGCCGGGAAACCGTGGCCGTCCTCCTGGCGCGGCAGAAGCTGTCCGACCTGGAAGAGGAAAAGGACATCCCGGAAAAAAAGGAAGGGACTTTCGCCCCCACGCGCCCGGAATACAGCTGGGAGATGACTGCGACACCCACGGAGGTGGAAAGCCTGCGCCGGATGACCCTTGTCGTGTCGTGGGACAACAAGAAGCGGAGCGTTGCCCTTGTCCGGTACCTGGCCCCCTAG
- a CDS encoding GspJ family type II secretion system protein yields the protein MTRTERGNGGFTLLEVLVAMLLLVIIAGALYSSYFTVLRARERAEEGGEQRRELRGTLDLLRRELDGAFYRTSDKRLRFVVNDRDIFGKPASTLELVTVAPPSAEERPASDLVLVKYEVKEKEKRLSLNREATDLFGSMKPIPYPQMDEIEGFLVECYDSGKWVRTWNTELSPKLPERVRIILTVRDGENTADYSVTAKPRLR from the coding sequence ATGACTCGAACCGAACGCGGAAACGGCGGTTTCACCCTCCTGGAAGTGCTGGTGGCGATGCTCCTCCTCGTCATCATAGCCGGCGCCCTCTACTCCAGCTACTTCACCGTGCTGCGGGCCAGGGAGCGGGCGGAGGAAGGGGGGGAGCAGCGCCGGGAACTGCGGGGAACCCTCGACCTCCTCCGGCGGGAGCTCGACGGGGCCTTCTACCGGACCAGCGATAAACGCCTCCGCTTCGTGGTAAACGACCGGGACATCTTCGGCAAGCCTGCCTCCACCCTGGAGCTGGTGACTGTGGCTCCGCCATCGGCGGAGGAGCGCCCCGCCTCGGACCTCGTTCTGGTGAAATACGAGGTAAAGGAAAAGGAGAAGCGACTCAGCCTCAACCGGGAGGCCACTGACCTCTTCGGGAGCATGAAGCCGATCCCCTATCCCCAGATGGACGAGATCGAGGGGTTCCTCGTGGAGTGCTACGACAGCGGCAAGTGGGTGCGGACCTGGAACACGGAGCTTTCCCCCAAGCTCCCGGAGCGGGTGCGGATCATCCTCACCGTCAGGGACGGGGAGAATACCGCCGACTACTCCGTCACGGCCAAGCCGAGGCTGCGATGA
- the gspK gene encoding type II secretion system minor pseudopilin GspK, giving the protein MRTLRQEQGFALVLTLVVTALLVAVAVEFIHGVYVDTSLQRNFVNLQQASLMADSGVKGGIALIRSLRQSGDNTALLQVLEIPQELEDEKGKVSVTIEEENGKLNLNAVSEFHDQARRRLLRLQGFPEGISDAVADWVDADQDPRPDGAETPYYQALSAPYLPRNGPMQTFGELGLVRGFTPAIVQKLSPYATVYGADWAIDINTAPLPVLMALHDDMTEELARAIIERRRQTPFASTGELATVPGMDRIANSPGMQLGVRGSTYRLVSRATVGEAVRIVEAVVGLEGMQPQYLYWREY; this is encoded by the coding sequence ATGAGAACACTCCGCCAAGAACAGGGATTCGCCCTCGTCCTGACCCTGGTGGTGACCGCCCTGCTGGTGGCGGTGGCCGTCGAATTCATCCACGGAGTCTACGTGGATACGTCCCTGCAGCGCAACTTCGTGAACCTCCAGCAGGCAAGCCTCATGGCCGATAGTGGAGTAAAGGGAGGGATCGCCCTCATTCGAAGCCTGCGGCAGAGTGGGGACAACACGGCCCTGCTCCAGGTCCTGGAAATACCACAGGAACTGGAAGACGAAAAGGGGAAGGTCTCCGTTACCATCGAGGAGGAGAACGGCAAGCTCAACCTGAACGCCGTCTCCGAATTCCACGACCAGGCCAGGCGGCGGCTGCTGCGGCTCCAGGGGTTCCCCGAAGGGATCAGCGACGCCGTGGCAGACTGGGTGGATGCGGATCAGGACCCGCGCCCCGACGGCGCCGAGACACCTTACTACCAGGCGCTGTCCGCCCCGTACCTTCCCCGCAACGGCCCCATGCAAACCTTCGGGGAACTGGGACTCGTCCGGGGCTTCACGCCGGCCATCGTCCAGAAATTGAGCCCCTATGCCACCGTCTACGGCGCTGACTGGGCCATCGACATCAACACCGCCCCGCTTCCGGTCCTCATGGCGCTCCACGACGACATGACCGAAGAGCTGGCCCGGGCCATCATCGAGCGGCGCCGCCAGACCCCCTTTGCCAGCACCGGAGAACTCGCCACGGTGCCGGGGATGGACCGGATCGCCAACTCACCCGGCATGCAGCTGGGTGTGAGGGGTTCCACCTACCGGCTCGTCTCGCGGGCCACGGTGGGCGAGGCGGTCCGGATCGTCGAAGCGGTGGTGGGCCTCGAAGGAATGCAGCCGCAGTATCTCTACTGGAGAGAGTATTGA
- the gspL gene encoding type II secretion system protein GspL — MIYLILEWTGAELVASRFLQRRGELLFQGADSRPAATEAELADALRELPPAGNDSRIALSLPLARLFMREMGLPIRDRKKLREVLPLELRGETALETDELAFAGLPLAGGAVLALWGRKRELAACISATAAAGVEPEVLSAAPLHWGELLPSQDHGTVALTDGSALALFRDREPLFFRALTEGEDCARTLALLEISKGITVDRTCRLGAPATAEGTPLPVEGSLAAAFGGDEGAARRYGSAWALATAMAQGDAVDFRAGDLAWTKGKEKALRRLRLPLALAALLLFLLGADASIRYLLVKRDLASLDASIGTIYREVFPGRKKGVDEAAEMRAELRKLGSSGGKSQVLETLNRLAMAKGDDILGLYEVEIDSGQVRLKGDARSTQAVNDFKNRLAAMLSPAEVGQITSKPDGTVTFTLRGTMKEGSQ; from the coding sequence ATGATCTACCTGATTCTCGAATGGACCGGCGCCGAGCTGGTTGCAAGCCGGTTCCTGCAGCGCCGGGGCGAGCTCCTTTTCCAGGGCGCCGACAGCCGTCCTGCAGCAACCGAAGCCGAACTGGCCGATGCCCTGCGGGAACTGCCTCCTGCCGGCAACGACTCCCGGATCGCCCTTTCCCTCCCCCTGGCCCGCCTTTTCATGCGGGAGATGGGTCTCCCCATCCGGGACCGGAAGAAACTGCGGGAGGTACTCCCCCTGGAACTCAGGGGAGAAACGGCCCTGGAGACCGACGAACTGGCCTTTGCCGGACTCCCCCTTGCGGGGGGAGCGGTCCTCGCCCTCTGGGGGAGGAAACGGGAGCTTGCCGCCTGCATCTCGGCCACGGCAGCGGCCGGTGTCGAACCGGAGGTTCTCTCCGCGGCTCCTCTCCACTGGGGGGAACTCCTCCCGTCGCAAGATCATGGGACCGTGGCCCTCACCGACGGGTCGGCCCTGGCCCTCTTCCGGGACAGGGAACCTCTCTTTTTCCGGGCCTTGACCGAGGGGGAGGATTGCGCCCGCACCCTGGCGCTCCTGGAAATAAGCAAGGGGATCACCGTGGACCGGACCTGCCGCCTCGGCGCACCTGCCACGGCGGAGGGCACCCCCCTTCCGGTTGAGGGGAGCCTTGCCGCAGCCTTTGGCGGCGACGAGGGAGCGGCCCGCCGCTATGGTTCCGCCTGGGCTCTGGCCACGGCCATGGCCCAGGGGGATGCGGTGGATTTCCGCGCCGGGGATCTGGCCTGGACAAAGGGGAAGGAAAAGGCGCTGCGCCGCCTCCGCCTCCCCCTCGCCCTGGCGGCACTCCTCCTTTTCCTCCTGGGGGCCGACGCCAGCATCCGCTATCTCCTCGTGAAGCGCGATCTGGCATCCCTTGACGCCTCCATTGGCACCATCTATCGCGAGGTCTTCCCCGGACGAAAAAAGGGGGTGGACGAGGCAGCGGAGATGCGGGCCGAACTCCGCAAGCTGGGCTCATCCGGCGGGAAAAGCCAGGTGCTGGAAACCCTGAACCGCCTCGCCATGGCCAAGGGTGATGACATCCTCGGCCTCTACGAGGTGGAGATCGACAGCGGCCAGGTGCGACTCAAGGGTGACGCCCGCTCGACCCAGGCGGTCAACGACTTCAAGAACCGCCTGGCAGCCATGCTCTCTCCCGCTGAGGTGGGCCAGATAACCTCGAAGCCGGACGGCACCGTCACGTTCACCCTCCGGGGCACCATGAAGGAGGGGAGCCAATGA
- the gspN gene encoding type II secretion system protein GspN, producing MTLSRPLRWGAAIVAGILMTVAFTVILIPSRELEGIVSRLLAREGYTFHADRFGKAFPLGISAKGVTIATDEGPVLRFDRVAARLALLPLLTGKAVVTMDATVGPGRVSGSYRPSNGGKGTLEARDVRLEDIPFFKTVAGAEVKGLLTVDASFTGAGPRTAGQLRLEVKGADIRGVAIGGTPLPDAAYDTVRGMVRVASGRATLDSFTLQGADLYIRLKGDSPLATPLGASPLNLTLELMPQPAFLDRQKLVFVLLSKYLVTPGHYQLPVRGALAKPLLL from the coding sequence ATGACCCTCAGCCGTCCCCTCCGCTGGGGTGCCGCCATCGTGGCAGGCATCCTCATGACCGTCGCCTTCACGGTGATCCTCATCCCCTCCCGTGAGCTGGAAGGGATCGTGTCTCGGCTTCTGGCGCGGGAGGGGTACACCTTCCACGCCGACCGCTTCGGCAAGGCTTTCCCCCTGGGGATCTCGGCCAAAGGTGTCACCATTGCCACCGATGAGGGGCCGGTCCTGCGCTTCGATCGGGTCGCGGCGCGGCTCGCCCTCCTCCCCCTCCTGACCGGAAAAGCGGTCGTCACCATGGACGCCACCGTGGGGCCAGGCCGTGTGAGCGGTTCCTACCGTCCTTCCAATGGCGGAAAGGGAACCCTGGAAGCGCGGGATGTCCGGCTGGAGGATATCCCCTTCTTCAAGACTGTTGCCGGCGCCGAGGTGAAGGGGCTCCTGACGGTGGATGCATCCTTCACGGGGGCGGGGCCCCGGACCGCCGGGCAACTCCGCCTGGAGGTCAAGGGGGCTGATATCCGCGGGGTGGCCATCGGCGGCACCCCTCTTCCCGATGCCGCCTACGACACGGTCCGGGGAATGGTCCGCGTGGCTTCGGGTCGGGCCACCCTCGACAGCTTCACCCTCCAGGGGGCGGACCTCTATATCCGCCTCAAAGGAGATAGTCCCCTCGCCACCCCTCTCGGCGCGTCTCCCCTCAACCTGACCCTGGAGTTGATGCCTCAGCCGGCCTTTCTCGACCGCCAGAAGCTGGTCTTCGTTCTCCTCTCCAAGTACCTTGTAACCCCCGGCCACTACCAGCTGCCGGTGCGGGGGGCACTGGCGAAACCACTCCTCCTGTAG